In Columba livia isolate bColLiv1 breed racing homer chromosome 8, bColLiv1.pat.W.v2, whole genome shotgun sequence, a single genomic region encodes these proteins:
- the SLC5A9 gene encoding sodium/glucose cotransporter 4 isoform X1: MSWPTPASTELPVLPGDTTVAFGVADIVVVVCYFAFVLIVGIWSSIRASRGTIGGYFLAGRSMTWWPIGASLMSSNVGSGLFIGLAGTGAAGGLAVGGFEWNATWALLALGWIFVPVYIAAGVVTMPEYLQKRFGGQRIQIYMSILSLILYIFTKISTDIFSGALFIRISLGWNLYLSTVVLLAVTAVYTIAGGLTAVIYTDALQTLIMVLGALVLMFIGFEKVGWYEGLQEKYSTAIPKIIVPNTTCHLPRADAFHLFRDPVTGDIPWPGLIFGLSVLALWCWCTDQVIVQRSLSAKNLSHAKGGSVLGGYLKIFPMFFIVMPGMISRALYPDEVGCVDPDICKRVCGAAVGCSNIAYPKLVIELMPDGLRGLMIAVMMAALMSSLTSIFNSSSTLFVIDIWQRIRRKASEQELMIVGRVFILILVVISILWIPIIQSANSGKLFDYIQSITSYLAPPITALFILAIFCPRINEPGAFWGLVVGLAVGLVRMIMEFIYSTPSCGEEDRRPAVLKDLHYLYFALILCVLTAIVIVLISLCTPPIPKEKLTCLTWWTRHRRAPAIDLKNYKSEAAQINAANGESDLVESAGSGAKEEAAAKPPCWKMLYLWFCGLSTGPTPTLSPEERAALQQRLTSIEEKALWKTVCDVNAILLLTINVFLWAYFG; encoded by the exons ATGAGCTGGCCAACCCCAGCCTCCACAGAGCTGCCCGTGCTGCCGGGGGACACCACAGTGGCCTTTGGGGTGGCAGACATCGTCGTCGTGGTTTGTTACTTTGCCTTTGTCCTCATCGTCGGGATATGG TCATCGATCCGAGCAAGCCGGGGGACCATTGGAGGCTATTTCCTGGCTGGACGATCCATGACGTGGTGGCCT ATTGGAGCGTCCCTGATGTCAAGCAACGTGGGCAGTGGCTTATTCATCGGGCTGGCcggcactggagcagctgggggcCTTGCTGTTGGGGGCTTTGAGTGGAAT GCTACCTGGGCACTTCTGGCTCTTGGCTGGATCTTCGTGCCTGTTTACATCGCAGCAGGAGTTGTCACCATGCCTGAATACTTGCAGAAGAGATTTGGAGGGCAGAGGATACAAATCTACATGTCCATACTGTCCCTTATTCTCTATATATTCACCAAGATATCC ACTGACATCTTTTCCGGAGCACTGTTCATCCGAATCTCTTTGGGCTGGAACCTCTACTTGTCCACTGTGGTCTTGCTAGCAGTGACTGCTGTCTACACCATAGCTG GTGGTTTAACGGCTGTGATATACACAGACGCACTCCAGACCCTGATCATGGTGCTGGGAGCTTTGGTGCTCATGTTCATAG gatttgaaaAAGTTGGCTGGTATGAAGGACTTCAGGAGAAATACAGCACAGCAATACCGAAGATCATAGTCCCAAACACGACCTGCCACCTCCCGCGTGCGGACGCCTTTCATCTGTTCAGAGATCCAGTCACAGGGGACATTCCTTGGCCTGGCCTTATATTTGGGCTCTCTGTGCTGGCTCTTTGGTGCTGGTGCACTGACCAG GTGATAGTCCAGAGGTCTCTCTCTGCCAAGAACCTCTCCCATGCCAAAGGTGGATCAGTGCTGGGAGGGTATCTGAAAATCTTCCCCATGTTTTTCATCGTCATGCCAGGAATGATCAGCAGAGCTCTTTACCCAG ATGAAGTGGGCTGCGTGGACCCGGACATCTGTAAAAGGGTCTGTGGAGCGGCGGTGGGTTGTTCCAACATTGCCTACCCCAAGCTCGTGATAGAACTCATGCCCGATG GGCTGCGGGGTTTGATGATTGCTGTGATGATGgcagccctgatgagttccctcACCTCCATtttcaacagcagcagcaccctcTTTGTTATAGACATCTGGCAGCGGATCCGCAGAAAGGCTTCGGAGCAGGAGCTGATGATTGTGGGCAG AGTCTTTATCCTCATCCTCGTGGTCATCAGTATTCTCTGGATCCCAATCATTCAATCGGCCAACAGCGGCAAGCTCTTCGACTACATCCAGTCCATCACCAGCTATCTCGCCCCACCCATCACAGCGCTCTTCATCTTGGCAATCTTCTGCCCGAGGATTAATGAGCCC GGTGCTTTCTGGGGCCTCGTGGTTGGGCTGGCTGTTGGTCTCGTTCGGATGATCATGGAGTTTATTTATAGCACTCCATCGTGTGGTGAGGAGGACAGACGACCAGCTGTGCTAAAGGACCTGCACTACCTCTACTTCGCCCTCATCCTCTGTGTCCTCACCGCGATTGTCATCGTCCTTATCAGTCTCTGCACCCCACCGATCCCCAAAGAGAAG CTCACTTGCCTGACGTGGTGGACGAGACACAGAAGAGCACCTGCCATTGACCTGAAGAATTACAAGAGCGAAGCAGCACAGATCAACGCGGCCAACGGAGAGAGTGACTTGGTGGAAAGCGCAGGTTCAGGCGCTAAGGAGGAGGCAG CAGCCAAGCCTCCCTGCTGGAAAATGCTCTACTTGTGGTTCTGCGGTCTGTCCACCGGCCCCACGCCCACCCTGTCCCCCGAGGAGagagctgccctgcagcagagaCTCACCAGCATCGAGGAGAAGGCCCTGTGGAAGACCGTTTGCGATGTTAATGCGATTCTCCTGCTCACCATCAACGTCTTTCTATGGGCTTACTTCGGCTGA
- the SLC5A9 gene encoding sodium/glucose cotransporter 4 isoform X2: MSWPTPASTELPVLPGDTTVAFGVADIVVVVCYFAFVLIVGIWSSIRASRGTIGGYFLAGRSMTWWPIGASLMSSNVGSGLFIGLAGTGAAGGLAVGGFEWNATWALLALGWIFVPVYIAAGVVTMPEYLQKRFGGQRIQIYMSILSLILYIFTKISTDIFSGALFIRISLGWNLYLSTVVLLAVTAVYTIAGGLTAVIYTDALQTLIMVLGALVLMFIGFEKVGWYEGLQEKYSTAIPKIIVPNTTCHLPRADAFHLFRDPVTGDIPWPGLIFGLSVLALWCWCTDQVIVQRSLSAKNLSHAKGGSVLGGYLKIFPMFFIVMPGMISRALYPDEVGCVDPDICKRVCGAAVGCSNIAYPKLVIELMPDGLRGLMIAVMMAALMSSLTSIFNSSSTLFVIDIWQRIRRKASEQELMIVGRVFILILVVISILWIPIIQSANSGKLFDYIQSITSYLAPPITALFILAIFCPRINEPGAFWGLVVGLAVGLVRMIMEFIYSTPSCGEEDRRPAVLKDLHYLYFALILCVLTAIVIVLISLCTPPIPKEKLTCLTWWTRHRRAPAIDLKNYKSEAAQINAANGESDLVESAGSGAKEEAAKPPCWKMLYLWFCGLSTGPTPTLSPEERAALQQRLTSIEEKALWKTVCDVNAILLLTINVFLWAYFG, from the exons ATGAGCTGGCCAACCCCAGCCTCCACAGAGCTGCCCGTGCTGCCGGGGGACACCACAGTGGCCTTTGGGGTGGCAGACATCGTCGTCGTGGTTTGTTACTTTGCCTTTGTCCTCATCGTCGGGATATGG TCATCGATCCGAGCAAGCCGGGGGACCATTGGAGGCTATTTCCTGGCTGGACGATCCATGACGTGGTGGCCT ATTGGAGCGTCCCTGATGTCAAGCAACGTGGGCAGTGGCTTATTCATCGGGCTGGCcggcactggagcagctgggggcCTTGCTGTTGGGGGCTTTGAGTGGAAT GCTACCTGGGCACTTCTGGCTCTTGGCTGGATCTTCGTGCCTGTTTACATCGCAGCAGGAGTTGTCACCATGCCTGAATACTTGCAGAAGAGATTTGGAGGGCAGAGGATACAAATCTACATGTCCATACTGTCCCTTATTCTCTATATATTCACCAAGATATCC ACTGACATCTTTTCCGGAGCACTGTTCATCCGAATCTCTTTGGGCTGGAACCTCTACTTGTCCACTGTGGTCTTGCTAGCAGTGACTGCTGTCTACACCATAGCTG GTGGTTTAACGGCTGTGATATACACAGACGCACTCCAGACCCTGATCATGGTGCTGGGAGCTTTGGTGCTCATGTTCATAG gatttgaaaAAGTTGGCTGGTATGAAGGACTTCAGGAGAAATACAGCACAGCAATACCGAAGATCATAGTCCCAAACACGACCTGCCACCTCCCGCGTGCGGACGCCTTTCATCTGTTCAGAGATCCAGTCACAGGGGACATTCCTTGGCCTGGCCTTATATTTGGGCTCTCTGTGCTGGCTCTTTGGTGCTGGTGCACTGACCAG GTGATAGTCCAGAGGTCTCTCTCTGCCAAGAACCTCTCCCATGCCAAAGGTGGATCAGTGCTGGGAGGGTATCTGAAAATCTTCCCCATGTTTTTCATCGTCATGCCAGGAATGATCAGCAGAGCTCTTTACCCAG ATGAAGTGGGCTGCGTGGACCCGGACATCTGTAAAAGGGTCTGTGGAGCGGCGGTGGGTTGTTCCAACATTGCCTACCCCAAGCTCGTGATAGAACTCATGCCCGATG GGCTGCGGGGTTTGATGATTGCTGTGATGATGgcagccctgatgagttccctcACCTCCATtttcaacagcagcagcaccctcTTTGTTATAGACATCTGGCAGCGGATCCGCAGAAAGGCTTCGGAGCAGGAGCTGATGATTGTGGGCAG AGTCTTTATCCTCATCCTCGTGGTCATCAGTATTCTCTGGATCCCAATCATTCAATCGGCCAACAGCGGCAAGCTCTTCGACTACATCCAGTCCATCACCAGCTATCTCGCCCCACCCATCACAGCGCTCTTCATCTTGGCAATCTTCTGCCCGAGGATTAATGAGCCC GGTGCTTTCTGGGGCCTCGTGGTTGGGCTGGCTGTTGGTCTCGTTCGGATGATCATGGAGTTTATTTATAGCACTCCATCGTGTGGTGAGGAGGACAGACGACCAGCTGTGCTAAAGGACCTGCACTACCTCTACTTCGCCCTCATCCTCTGTGTCCTCACCGCGATTGTCATCGTCCTTATCAGTCTCTGCACCCCACCGATCCCCAAAGAGAAG CTCACTTGCCTGACGTGGTGGACGAGACACAGAAGAGCACCTGCCATTGACCTGAAGAATTACAAGAGCGAAGCAGCACAGATCAACGCGGCCAACGGAGAGAGTGACTTGGTGGAAAGCGCAGGTTCAGGCGCTAAGGAGGAGGCAG CCAAGCCTCCCTGCTGGAAAATGCTCTACTTGTGGTTCTGCGGTCTGTCCACCGGCCCCACGCCCACCCTGTCCCCCGAGGAGagagctgccctgcagcagagaCTCACCAGCATCGAGGAGAAGGCCCTGTGGAAGACCGTTTGCGATGTTAATGCGATTCTCCTGCTCACCATCAACGTCTTTCTATGGGCTTACTTCGGCTGA